Proteins encoded by one window of Salvia splendens isolate huo1 chromosome 5, SspV2, whole genome shotgun sequence:
- the LOC121805284 gene encoding polyadenylate-binding protein-interacting protein 8-like has product MAAGAEVSGEGVVVDSQIAVVEPSSPKNHSPPSEKIVEKIENDNENETENFGSVNSEESDISNGVKISDSKLNVDSKSELQMKEIVDMLKKLKLNPMAKEFFPSNYYYGQMGDYNFVLSDKNLGDDGPDNRRRRNNYNSIRKRMSGRAARAQREDSIRRTVYVSDIDHNITEERLAALFSSYGQVLDCRVCGDPHSRLRFAFVEFADDYSARAALILSGTLLGFSPIKVLPSKTAILPVNPTFLPRSEDEREMCARTVYCTNIDKKVTQVDVKNFFETRCGEVSRLRLLGDHMHSTRIAFVEFFMAESAILALDCCGEMLGSQRIRVSPSKTPVRPRMPQAGVQ; this is encoded by the exons ATGGCTGCTGGTGCAGAGGTATCTGGTGAGGGAGTGGTTGTTGATTCCCAAATTGCTGTTGTTGAGCCTTCATCGCCCAAAAATCATAGCCCTCCTAGTGAAAAAATCGTTGAGAAAATTGAGAATGATAATGAAAATGAAACTGAGAATTTCGGTTCTGTTAATTCTGAGGAGTCAGATATAAGTAACGGTGTTAAAATTTCTGATTCGAAATTGAATGTGGATTCAAAGTCGGAGCTGCAAATGAAGGAAATTGTTGATATGTTGAAGAAACTCAAGTTGAATCCCATGGCCAAGGAGTTTTTTCCTTCCAATTATTATTATGGCCAAATGGGTGATTACAACTTTGTGCTTTCAGATAAGAATTTGGGGGATGATGGCCCTGATAATCGAAGG AGAAGAAATAACTACAACTCAATCAGGAAGAGAATGAGTGGCAGAGCTGCTAGAGCTCAAAGGGAAGACAGCATTAGGCGAACTGTCTATGTCTCTGACATTGATCATAAT ATTACTGAGGAGCGGCTTGCTGCTCTATTCAGCAGCTATGGACAA GTTCTCGATTGCCGGGTATGTGGGGATCCACACTCCCGTCTTCGCTTTGCTTTTGTAGAATTTGCAGATGATT ATTCTGCTAGAGCTGCTCTTATCCTTTCCGGAACACTCTTAGGTTTCTCTCCCATCAAGGTGTTGCCTTCTAAAACTGCTATTCTCCCCGTCAATCCGACATTCCTTCCAAGG TCGGAGGATGAGCGTGAAATGTGTGCAAGGACAGTTTACTGTACAAATATTGATAAGAAG GTTACACAAGTTGATGTCAAGAATTTCTTTGAAACAAGATGTGGGGAG GTTTCCCGTCTGAGGCTCTTGGGGGATCACATGCACTCTACACGAATTGCTTTTGTTGAATTCTTCATG GCTGAGAGTGCAATCCTGGCTCTTGACTGCTGTGGTGAAATGCTGGGATCCCAGCGTATCAG GGTGAGCCCTTCAAAGACACCGGTGAGGCCGCGGATGCCCCAAGCTGGAGTGCAGTGA